A genomic window from Betta splendens chromosome 17, fBetSpl5.4, whole genome shotgun sequence includes:
- the cntnap2b gene encoding contactin-associated protein-like 2b: MLLLLLLPLACSITSTFSATASASRKCEDSLATPLPYSSFTSSSVYGRAYGAGYAKLSRKQGAGGWSPLDTDRYQWLQVDLGSRKQVVAIATQGRYSSSDWTSKYRLLYSDTQKNWRPYLQDGNIWTFEGNVNSEGVVRHELQHPIIVRYVRFLPLEWSREGRAGVRLELYGCSYWADVIPFDGHSVISYRFRSKKMKIVKDVISLKFRTMAGDGVLLHGEGQQGDYISLELRRARLQLSINLGSNQYGSIQGHTSVNSGSLLDDDHWHSVVIERFRRNVNFTLDHHTQQFRTNGEFDHLDLDYEISFGGLPVSAKPSSGGRENFVGCMEGITYNGENITNLIRRKKVDTSSFRNLTFSCADSNSSPVFFTSSSFLRLPGQTNSDTLSVSLLFRTWNPNGLLMFTALADGWVEVALTEGKVTVHMNVTQKKSTRIDIFSGSGLNDGQWHEVRLTVVENYAMLTVDGDEASTIRTAIPVHIQTGGTYYFGGYFLHTNTRSPQRSFQGCMQMIQIDNYPADLWAVEQGQMGSFENVSLDMCAILDRCVPSPCEHGGRCSQTWDTFSCNCSGTGYTGATCHMSLYQQSCEEYKHQGKSSGSYWIDPDGSGSIPPFRVSCDMTEEKVWTTLKNNLSPQTSVTSADQEGKAVLQITYNVTDEQVLSLTSSAQYCEQHIAYTCRMSRLLNTPGGVPFTWWVGRANERHSYWGGSGPGIQKCSCGIEHNCTNPKHFCNCDADLRAWKEDAGLLVYKEHLPVSQVVVGDTSRAGSEAKLTVGPLRCHGDWNYWNAASFTSPVSSLHISSFRGETSTDISFYFKTSSTSGVLVENLGTSDFLHIELRGGSVVLFSFDVGSERVELSVRSPAPLNDNQWHRVEAEKNVKEAVLQLDGLYREVRLTPPQGHPKLEFYSDLYVGASSGQRGFLGCMRALKVNGVTLDLEARAKVTPGVNPGCQGYCSSYGMLCKNGGTCVEQYNGYSCDCSLTAYDGPFCTDDVGGYFETGTLVRYDFLQDTGPFALRDVTNLSGVGVPSETNLTQEELVFSFSTSNAPSILIYISSRTQDYLAVVLKHNGTLQIRYSLGGLAEPHTIDVGHRNMANGQPHSVNLTRNLREIRLQLDHYPVSTYTLPEASDTHFNLVKSIFLGKVFETGQIDPILIERYNTPGFVGCLSRVQFNSIAPLKAALRSGMAAPVSTHGILVPSNCGASPLTISPMASAVDPWHIEAAGAAFPFSEGKANGDGVDRNSAIIGGIISMVIFSTLCIMVFVIRHMFRHKGSYHTNEAKGAESADCADAAIIVNDPAFTETIDESKKEWFI, encoded by the exons atgctgctgctgctgctgctgccgctcgcgTGCAGCATCACCAGCACCTTCAGCGCTACAGCCTCAGCATCCC GGAAGTGTGAGGACAGCCTGGCCACCCCCCTCCCCTACAGCTCCTTCACAAGCTCTTCAGTGTACGGCCGAGCATATGGAGCTGGATACGCCAAGCTCAGTCGGAAGCAAG GTGCTGGAGGCTGGTCACCCTTGGATACAGACCGTTACCAGTGGTTACAGGTGGACCTGGGTTCTAGGAAGCAGgtggttgccatagcaacacagGGACGCTACAGTAGCTCTGACTGGACCAGCAAGTATCGCCTGCtttacagtgacacacagaAGAATTGGAGACCTTATCTACAGGATGGAAACATCTGG ACATTTGAGGGCAACGTGAACAGCGAGGGTGTGGTTCGCCATGAGCTGCAGCACCCCATCATAGTTCGCTACGTTCGCTTCCTCCCGCTGGAGTGGAGCAGGGAGGGACGAGCCGGAGTCCGCCTGGAGCTCTACGGCTGCTCCTACT GGGCTGACGTCATTCCATTTGATGGCCACAGCGTCATCTCCTACCGTTTTAGAAGTAAAAAGATGAAGATTGTGAAGGATGTTATCTCTCTGAAGTTCAGAACCATGGCTGGAGATGGAGTCCTGCTCCACGGAGAAGGACAGCAAGGAGACTACATCTCCCTAGAGCTCCGCAGGGCCAGACTACAGCTCAGCATCAACCTAG GCAGCAACCAGTACGGCTCCATTCAGGGTCACACCTCTGTGAACAGTGGCAGCTTACTGGATGACGACCACTGGCACTCAGTTGTCATAGAGCGTTTCCGTAGGAACGTCAACTTCACTTTGGACCACCACACTCAGCAGTTCAGAACCAATGGGGAGTTTGACCACCTGGATCTGGACTACGAG ATCAGCTTCGGAGGGCTGCCTGTGTCCGCCAAGCCAAGctcaggaggcagagagaactTTGTGGGCTGCATGGAGGGAATAACCTACAATGGAGAAAACATCACTAACCTGATCCGCAGGAAGAAAGTGGATACGTCCAGCTTT CGTAACCTGACATTCTCCTGCGCGGATTCCAACTCCTCCCCcgtcttcttcacctcctcatccttcctTCGGCTGCCGGGTCAGACCAACAGTGACACTCTGTCGGTCAGCCTGCTTTTCAGGACATGGAACCCCAACGGCCTGCTAATGTTCACAGCGCTAGCTGACGGCTGGGTGGAGGTGGCGCTGACAGAGGGCAAGGTCACCGTCCACATGAATGTGACCCAGAAGAAGAGCACCCGCATTGACATCTTCTCAG GCTCAGGTTTGAATGACGGGCAGTGGCATGAGGTCCGTCTGACTGTTGTAGAGAACTATGCGATGTTGACAGTAGATGGAGACGAAGCTTCCACTATCAGAACAGCCATCCCCGTCCACATCCAGACCGGAGGAACCTACTACTTTGGAG GGTACTTCTTGCACACCAATACTCGGTCGCCTCAGCGCTCTTTCCAGGGCTGCATGCAGATGATCCAAATAGACAACTACCCGGCTGACCTCTGGGCTGTGGAGCAGGGCCAGATGGGCAGCTTTGAAAACGTCAGCCTGGATATGTGTGCCATTTTAGACAG GTGTGTTCCCAGCCCCTGCGAGCACGGGGGACGCTGCTCCCAGACGTGGGACACATTCAGCTGCAACTGCAGTGGCACTGGATACACTGGAGCCACCTGCCACATGT CGCTGTATCAGCAATCCTGTGAGGAGTATAAGCACCAGGGCAAGAGTTCAGGGAGCTACTGGATCGACCCGGATGGCAGTGGATCCATTCCTCCCTTCCGAgtcagctgtgacatgacag AGGAAAAGGTTTGGACCACACTGAAGAACAACCTGTCCCCCCAGACATCTGTCACCAGTGCAGACCAGGAGGGCAAGGCAGTGCTGCAGATCACCTACAATGTGACTGATGAGCAG GTGTTGTCTCTCACCAGCAGTGCACAATACTGTGAACAGCATATAGCCTACACGTGCCGGATGTCTCGCCTGCTCAATACTCCGG GTGGGGTCCCGTTTACCTGGTGGGTAGGAAGAGCCAACGAGAGGCATTCCTACTGGGGAGGTTCAGGACCAGGGATCCAGAAGTGTTCCTGTGGTATTGAACATAACTGCACCAACCCCAAACACTTCTGCAACTGTGATGCTGACCTGCGTGCCTG gaagGAGGATGCAGGCCTGCTGGTGTATAAAGAACATCTGCCAGTCAGTCAGGTTGTGGTTGGAGACACAAGCCGAGCTGGGTCTGAGGCCAAGCTGACTGTGGGGCCCCTCAGGTGCCATGGGGACT GGAACTATTGGAATGCAGCCTCCTTCACCAGCCCTGTCTCCTCACTTCACATTTCCTCCTTCAGAGGAGAAACCAGCACAGACATCTCCTTCTACTTCAAGACTTCGTCCACCAGTGGAGTGTTGGTGGAGAACCTGGGAACCAGCGATTTCCTTCACATTGAACTCAGAG GAGGCTCCGTGGTCCTCTTCTCCTTCGACGTAGGCAGTGAGAGGGTGGAGCTCAGTGTCCGCTCACCGGCACCACTAAATGACAACCAGTGGCATCGCGTGGAAGCTGAGAAGAATGTGAAGGAGGCGGTGCTGCAGCTGGATGGACTGTACAGGGAGGTCAGACTCACTCCACCACAGGGACACCCCAAACTGGAGTTTTACAGTGACCTTTATGTTG GCGCCTCCAGTGGTCAGAGGGGCTTCCTGGGCTGCATGCGTGCTCTGAAGGTAAACGGCGTGACCTTGGACCTGGAGGCGAGGGCAAAGGTGACTCCGGGGGTGAATCCAGGCTGCCAGGGTTACTGCAGCAGCTATGGGATGCTGTGCAAGAATGGAGGGACTTGTGTGGAGCAGTACAATGGCTACTCCTGTGACTGCTCCCTCACTGCCTATGACGGGCCCTTCTGCACTGACG ACGTGGGCGGGTACTTTGAGACTGGAACCCTGGTGCGTTACGACTTCCTGCAGGACACGGGACCTTTTGCTTTGCGGGACGTGACGAACCTGTCAGGTGTTGGCGTTCCTAGTGAGACGAACCTGACCCAGGAGGAACTAGTGTTCAGCTTCAGCACCTCCAACGCCCCCAGCATCCTGATCTACATCAGCTCCAGGACCCAGGACTACTTGGCTGTGGTTCTCAAACACAATG GTACTCTTCAGATTCGCTACAGTCTAGGGGGCTTAGCAGAACCTCATACAATAGATGTTGGCCATCGTAACATGGCCAACGGACAGCCACACTCTGTCAACCTTACCAGGAACCTACGGGAGATACGACTACAG CTGGACCACTACCCTGTGTCCACCTACACCCTGCCGGAGGCCTCTGACACCCACTTCAACCTGGTCAAAAGCATCTTCCTTGGAAAAGTGTTtg agaCGGGTCAGATTGACCCGATCCTAATCGAGCGGTACAACACGCCGGGCTTCGTGGGCTGCTTGTCCAGAGTTCAGTTTAACAGCATCGCACCCTTGAAGGCTGCCCTGCGCTCGGGCATGGCGGCCCCCGTCAGCACCCACGGGATTCTGGTCCCGTCCAACTGTGGAGCCTCACCCCTAACCATCTCCCCCATGGCCTCGGCTGTCGACCCCTGGCACATCGAAGCTG ctggagctgctttccCCTTCAGTGAAGGCAAGGCTAACGGGGATGGAGTGGATCGGAACTCTGCCATAATTGGGG GCATCATCTCCATGGTTATCTTCTCCACTCTCTGCATCATGGTGTTCGTAATCCGCCACATGTTCCGTCACAAAGGCTCGTATCACACCAACGAGGCCAAAGGAGCAGAGTCAGCGGACTGTGCGGACGCCGCCATCATCGTCAACGACCCAGCTTTTACTGAAACCATCGACGAGAGCAAGAAGGAATGGTTCATCTGA